One Triplophysa rosa linkage group LG8, Trosa_1v2, whole genome shotgun sequence genomic window, AATCAGATGGTTTCAAAACCTCCTTACTAaaaatagttcaaccaaaagttaaaaatctgttatcatttactcaccaaatCTCTATACTGTATCTTCCCAAAGGAGAGGCTGTTTTTCATAACAGTGGAACAGTGAATGGGGACTGTAGCATTTAATATTGATCCACGTATGTAAAAAGCActaatttctttaaaaatcgAAACTTCCTCCTTTGCTCTCCACTAAACTCtttgggtttggaatgacattgtGGTAAATGATTCTAGAATTTTAATTTGTGGGCGAACTATTTATTGAATCCTTCTGCAGTGCTGCGGTGTCTTTATCTGCGTTCTCCTTGCACACTTTCTCACCTCTTCATTAGTTGAAGTGGACTGTTGGGCTTTTACCTATTTAATTTCCTCTCTCTTTACCGCTGCTCTCGCATTTGACCACCAGTCTTGCAATTAACAGCATCATACTGTGAACTTCTTACACATTACAGGGTAGATGACCAAACAGCCTGATGCATTTCATCATCATCAGGGACAGATCTAACATGGCCTTTCTCATAGCTGAGCTTCTCCAGCTGTTGAGACTGTGTTACTGATGTTATGAGGGGAAGTGTTGTTCATGCTAAAGGCTTTAGTTAGTCTGGTATTTACTTATTGGGTCTATTCtggctgtcttaactgaaactATTATCTCTTATTAACTTAAATGAAGATGTAAATGAAGGTCATTGCGATTCACACATATCAAATTGAGAACGATGACTTTCCTATCACTTCACCTAGCCGTTTTGGCAACTTGAAGCATGCAGTGTCATGTTGCTGTGTTGTGGGAGTAATACGGTTATACTCTGGCAGGGGTGTGGTTGATTAATACAGGCCCAAGAATGAAAGAGAAATGCTTGTTGTGACATCATTTCCTGTGAAGTTTGCAGGGGGCTTCATCCATTAAGgttaatttattaaatgtgaGTCCTTAAATGTAAGAAAAGAGCCTTAAAGTCCCTGCActgctttttttttaatgttcctGCAATGGTTTGAACTAAACCACTATAAGATATGGGGGAAAAAACTGTCCAGGTCACATTTCAGaagaataaacaatattttaactGAGATAAATAAAGCCTACTTTAAAATCGGTATTTCAGCAGTTTCGTGACATTTAAGCACAACAAATACTATCAGGTTGGTTAAATATAGTATTTTTGCGTGTATTTTTTTCACATAACTGTAATGAGAATTGGGGTGTTTTACATTACAGTAATGATAACTATTGGAGGTCATTTTACTTTCTTTTGTCATGTAGTTGTGAAATATGACCCGGACATTAGGGCAAGTGTATTGTGCTCTATACCCCACAaactaatgttaaaaatgttttgaatcaTTCCTGATGTGCCAGACGTAGCAGTGACCCATATATGAATCTGTTTTACTGCTTGTGTTTGAAGGAGTTTCATGGCAGCTTTTTTCAATGTACgatatgtttgtcttttttctgtttgtacATAGATGTTGTTATGTTTGTTTACAGAAACACAAATtgatagcatttttttatttattgttttttatgaaGGTTATGAATAGAGATTGCATGTTGTACTGCTGAATGGAAGCATCTTTTGTAAAGGTTGGATCTAATGTCAATATTTTGGGCATGTGTAAAGCCACTATTAGCATTCCGTATTTTGAAATCGTAAACGGCTCTTGTAAGTTAACAAATTGGCATTGCAGTCAATATAGGCTACTATAAGAGACTTACATCTGAAATGTGAACAAATTTTTCAAATGTAATgaaatattgaatgtttaaaaacacGATTACGGAACACTAATAGCACTCTGGAGTCTCTTACATTCTAGCCGCTCTGTTTAAATTTGCTAATAATGAAAAACGtaataatgaaaattatttaGCAATGCAATTtgacttgtgttttttttttgtattcgtAGAAAGCTTCACTATATTAATGGATGTCTTTGACATTTAGGCCTTTGGAGTTAGAATCCATGTCTAGGGCACTTTAGTTTTGACTACATGACAGCTTGTTTTACACTATAGTGCCCTCCTCCAGTATAAAATAGGACTGCAGTTCTTAACTGGTTTAAGCTTTGCTGCATATCTTAAAGGTGCCGATACAAAAGCATCTGTATCTAGTCATTTGGAGTTAAATATGCTTTACATTGTATTGTATGCTAACCCACAGGCTGTATATGACTGATAGAGATCTCAAGGGACTCCAAGTGTTAAATAGGATCAACTGCTGACTGCAACGTTCCTATGTACAGTATAAGCTATGTGTTTAAACTAACAGTTTGGGCATGATGTGGTCTGATGAAGAGAGCTAAATGATTTTCATTGACTTGTATGCATTCTGGAGACTTCTAATGTGGGCATTTTTGATGAGATGTGCAAAGGTGCCAAAGTCTGTGAATACAATAGGACGGATGAAAGCATTTCTTTCTTATGTCTCCTCTGTGTTTCTGAGCGGAATCTGTAGATTGGACACGGAAAGGTACAGATTGTTGGAAAATTCTTCATGTAGCAAATCAAAAACTCAGTTATGGTACACTGGTGCCAATCAActctaataaataaaaatacaaaaaatacttttttcttgtttgtatCTTATTTGTTAATCGTTCTGTTTGAAAGAAATTAACATTTCACAACTGTATGTCATACTACTTCTATTACTTTTATGACTACTATTACATTTCTATAAAAACTCACCCTGCTCCATcggtttaaaccatttagaacACTATATCAACTACATGGCAACACCCTGCAGTGGCAGAAGGTTTTGAACAGGCTATCATCTACGCCAACATCTGTAGTTTGTTAGATTAATGCAATGCCTATGCAGTCTAAACATCTGTCCTATGGGGTGGTAGACTTTACTTGGTCAAAGTAGATCTTCACATgcataaacaatattaaaactgttatattttatctTCAGCATAGCCACATTTTGTCtagaatttgcaaaaatgtTCTCTGGCCTCTTATTAGATGCCTTTTCTTCATTGCTAAGATTTAAGTATATGGGATTTTTTCAACAATTGTTTGATGTAAAGGCAAATGTAGCTGTGCATAAATCTATGAACTGAAACAAGTTTTATGGCTAGGTGAATGAGTTTAATGACTGGAATGTAGCAGCTGGGACCTTTCCAACACTTGACATGATTAAATGGCTTAGGTTCTAATAATAGCAATAGGACCAACCTTAGACAGAGCTGCCATTTATCTGAGAACCTAAATCATTCAGTTTAGAAAGGCTCCATTTAATTTACGCAATCATGAAATCAGTTTGTCCCATGAAAAGTCCAGTGATGTGAGGTTTGTTGTTTATAAAATGCCGTCCTTTTATTGGATTTCTGCATATAAAACGGTTAATAGTAAATTTTAAGGTGCACAAAAATTACAATGGAAATAAGTCTTTTGGATGAATAATACAATTACAGGTGTCAAGACAAACAGATAATAAACTGAGGCAAACTGCTAATCAACACCTAATctaaaactgaaaatatatcAAAAGTATAACAAAATACGATATTATAGTCAAAGGTCCAGATCTGCATACACATTTTAACATATGGATCACGCCTAAGAAAAAGCCTACCTCATCTCACAGgtatttgtaactattttacgaggtggcaaGTTCTTCTGAATTCGTACactgtgaatcatacaaaaacgtgtgattactagaaaaaagtaATACTGAAGCCCTGACGCTAAACCCAAGGTCtctggcgcgaaagcaaatcataatatgtacgaatgagatcgtacgaattTACACGAATtggccacctcgtaaaatagttacgtttttgccgtgagattcTCTACAGATGTGTATCTCCTCTTTGGTATTGCTGTATTTTGTAGATTCTTCTTACAGAAAAAGAATCCATACTCtttcagatttattttatacattaacGTTTTAACCTGGTTTCACACACTATTTATGATCTGTGTTTACATATATCCAAGTTATGACAATGTCATGAACTTGCAAAAAAGTGccatttaagtaaaaaaaagttcAGTAAGAAAAGAATATCTACTTTAATGGTTACAACGCAACACAAAACTTGAAATTGTAAAGGTCATGGAGTCATTTGTTTCTCATATAAACAGAAGGCAatgcattttattgttgtgGAGTTTTGCATTAAAAGTAGGTTTCAAGTCATTgaagttcttcaaaataagcTGTAGATCTAAATTACATTTTGCAATTCAGTGCCCACAAATACATGTTCTTTTGCATCTCAGCTTTAGTGACAGGGGTCAAAGGGGTATTTAGTGACTCCTCCATGCAATTCCACTATCGACTCCGACCAGGCGATAATGTCACCAGTGTTATGGCCACCACAAGAAGCCAGGTTGTAGACATCATGGGGAGTGAGAACATGGGACCACATCTGCACATCGGAGATTTCACCAACAAATGCCTGTGTAGCATCAAAACGACCTCCCAGTGTGTCctgtagaaaaaaacaaagaacgTTTTATGGTATAGTATTTgagacatgcaaaaacatgCTTTTATCAGTTGAGAATATGTGGGCTTTTGGCCCTCATAAATACtttcattttactttttcatGTAATTATCTCTGAAGACAAATGATTACTTTTATGTAAGAAAATGTGAGCATTGCATTGACAGTTACTTGCAAACCTTATCACAAAACACAATTTCCTTATCGCTACTGTATATGTGAGCTGTTTAATTCAAAATCTATCAAGAATAAAATCTTTCTGTGTAGGCCTGTGCCCTCTCCTTGTGTCAGTGTCAAATATTCGAATGAAGTTACCATTAAAAGAgagaatataaatacaaaatactttgagtacaacagattttatttttattaggaAAATTAAACTATAATTGAAATTCCATAAATTCAAAATGTGCTTTACAGTcgcatacagtacattatgtATGCGTGAGCTCAAGTGCAAAGTCTACTTCTGATGCAGGATGGGCCagatttaactttatttttattctgttttagtTAAAAGCATGTGGCTCTTAAACGCTAATCTATGAACAGGCAGTGTGCGGCTGGGCGCTGCAGAAAGGAGAAACAGACGCGGATTTCTGTGTATGTACACACGGTTAATGTCTATTGGGTTACTGTGTTGCACATAGATTTTCCACAATTatcaatgtaaataaatacactgACAAAAAGGGGAAATTGTGAACCTAAATTTGAGATTATACTGAGGCACAGCCGAATAGCCACACACTGGGGCGGAGCAGAGCAAGACCGTCAGTCTATGTGCTGGGACTCAGCCCCAGGCCAGGCTCAGTTGAAACCCTCTTATGTATGAGCAATATTTAATTTGAGTTGTAAGTTGCACTGTTACCTGTTCCTGTCCCAGTATAAATACCCCTCCAGGTTTTATGGGGTGCCAGGGTGAGAGATTTTCCCCTGAGCCTCTCTTCACTCCATCTTGGTAGGCCTCCCACAGGCCATCCCGAGTTGACCATGTAACACATACATGGTGCCATTTACCATCATTCAGAGAGAGGGGTAAAGTGACagcctgtaaacacacacatagataAACTTCTTTAGGTTGTCTATTACACACAGAAATGGTTTACCTCTGTCTCTACTTTAATGGACAGTCTGTTGTGTAATGTTCCTCTACTCATATTTTAATCACATGTTTCTCATTGATCTATTCAAATAAAGACTGTCATATTTAAGTGTTCAGTGCAGGTCAAACAGGATCTAGTTGGATAAACATACAGAATTGTTTGATTCCCAGTATTTATTTGTTCTTAGAAATTATAGCCATGTGTATTGGAGCAGGGTTGGAACTAAAGTATGCAGTAAGGTAGCTCTCCGGGAGCACAGGCTGGAAATCCCTGTGGTACATtctgtcactttcactttttttacTCACTCTGTCATCAACCAGCAGCTCCATCGGGTTGTTGCCCCACTCTATGAGCACCAGCTCATTGGCCTGACCAGGGACGGAGTAGGAAAACGGCGTACCAAGTCCAGGCCCGATTCCAGCCTTGATCCACAGACACAACGTGAAGGAAAAGACCTCATGCAGCAGAGTACGCTTTACACGGCCATACATGTAGTTTGTTCGCATGGGGAAGCTGATCTGGAAAGCTTCTTTGGCTTTGCTGTTCTTTCTAGAGCCTGTGGAAATTCATGTATTTTACATGTCAGGTCATAAAGCTGGCTTTTAGAACACAGTAAATGATATCTAACTTGGTGGTTTACAAACTCTAACTAGCACTGCCAAGATGACCCTATCGGTCAAGCAGTTTGCAGTTTAAACTAAAGACACCTTAGATCAATAACAAACCTTTCACTATGTTTTAAAGCCAAGCTGAAAACTAGTCCATCAGGTACTATTTGAAGTTGGCTTGGGCTGCATTTTCCATCAAGGTGCATCTCAATTCTGATGATCAATGTTCACTGTGACTTTACCTGTGTCAGCAAGCCTGTGCTGTAGATGATTTAGTACTGCATCCAACTTGCTGTGCACTCCATTCGATGCTTGTCTGTGTCCCTGTGAGTGATGCGGCAACCTCTCAAAGCCATGTCTAGGAACCTCATTGTCATAATGGCCGTTGTCTTGATGCCCATTATCATGTTTGTCGTCATCATGGTGGCTGTCATCATGGCTATCGTCATGGTGATCATCATCATGGTGATTATCGTGGTGGCTGTCATCATGAGCATCAGTGTGATCGCTGTGGTCATCGTGATCACTGTGGTCTTCGTGATTGCTGTGGTCTTCGTGATCGCTGTGGTCTTCGTCCTCATCATGGTCCTCATGATGGCCGTCATAGTGATCATGGCCATGGtgatcaccatcatcatcatcgtcacTGTGATTGGTTAGTGATACAGGATGATGTTGTATCTGCTGTTCAAGGGCGCTGATTTTCCTTTGGAGAAGATCCTTCAGTGAACTAGAGTAAGTGGTGGAGATGTTTCTTGtctgcaaacacaacacaattacAGCAGGCTAAGTGAAGGCTCGCATAGTTCAATAACTGGTTTTGCATTTAATGTGTTATTATTCGTTTATTAAACTTGAGTGCTCTTGAAAAACTTGACAAGAATCACTATATTAATAACCAGCACTTCTGATTTCATGATCAGTAGTGATTCATGATAATATCATGATACTGACGTTGAAATAATTCAACGTCAGTAGGCCTATCTGTTTCAGTTTGACACTTTTCATTTCAATAGAAAttgcattattattgttattgtgaaTTCTTTGCCCACGATAATTAAGCAGTGAAAAtctgacagccctacttgagtagttttgtTTCTGATTATTGAGGACGAGGACATGACAAGACaagctaaataaataagataCATTTGGTAACTATGTTTTTGCACTATCGTTTAAATATTCCTTTAGCATGATTCATTTTCCTCATCCTTTGTTCTCTACCTGCAAATTCTCCAGCCGTTCCTTCAGGGTCTGCAGCATCCTGCTCATCTGCTCTGGCGTGGATGAGGTTGAAGGGGTCATTTCCCCAGTGACATGCTTCTCGCTCAGGGCGGCTTTCCCACGACGATGCCCACCAACACCATCCCCATAATGACCCAGCTCCAGTCCGTGGTTGCCATGGTGACTGTCAGGCCCTGTCCACCCGAGGTGAGCTTTCTCAGGGGTTGGAAGGTGGGTGTGGTGGGCCAGATGCGCAGGTGTGTGATGTGGGTGTTCGTCGAGGTTGCCCGTGCGTCGGTTAAAGCCCTCGCACAGGTTCAGTTTGGCAGTAAGCTCTCTGATAGTCTCCCTTTGGTCCAGGATGGTTTCCTTCTGCTGCACCAAACTCTCCCGCAGGTGCAGGATTGTGGTTTTCGCTTCTTCAGATATACCAAACCAGCCGTTGCTGTTCCCGTTTGGTCCACTGTGGTGTCCAGTCATGGGGCCACTTGGTCCGCCCGCTGTGGAGAAACATCCGGGATCAGCATCTGCCGGTATGGGGGTACAAATGAAGCGAGGGTGGGGGTTGTAGTCTGAACCTGGAATACCACTTCCAGCACATGCACAAAGACAGACAACAAAAAGCAAGATCCACTCCCTCCCTTTCTTTAGTTGGGGTATACAGCTTGCTGGATGCAGGTTGGACATCATAGTAATTCTATTTAGTCACTCTAATTGATCAAATTGTGAATTGCTATAGGGCAAACGGAGATTCTATCCTgacatatttaattttattgccTGCGTCGAGATGTTCTGTCCTCTTCTCTTTAAATCCTATAAAAGTATCTCTTGCAGCTTGCTGTGACTTTTTCCAGCCACTCCAAGGTTATTTGTCAGTCAGAAAGCAGGACGTGTAATCCTCTTGTTGCCCTCCTTGTCTCTTCAGAGCAGCTCAGTGAAAGcctaaaacagaaaacaaaacgaaTTACGAattatttgctttatttgtCAGCCAAAACAATTGAAATCTCTTTAATACCTTAATTGTTTCACCTCTAAGGCAGTAAGATTAAATTGAAGtaaattgttttgcttaaaggTCTTGTTTTTCTGCGTTTCTTTTTTAGAAAAGAGGTCAACTTAGGAATCCAAACAAGGACACTGGTGCAAACaacagaagaaccttttgttgaTTGGTTTAACTAGAAGAAAATGAAATGATGCGGGCCAAACGCTGACGTCCACACTAGTGGATGTGTACACATCACAGGCTTGAGGATAAGTCAAGAACAGAATTGTCATCAAGGGTCCACAGTGTATTAGCGTGTGATTGTAGCGTGAGAGCGTTGTGTGGTGAGTTCTGCACTGTGTCCTCTAGAGGCTAAACTTTGTATGTTAATTGGATTGATTACAGTAAGTGCTTGAGGAACTGAAAGAATGGAGAGCTGGACAGAGTGTCCAAAGGACaactgtgtttcatttaagcttAAATTGAGATCTCTTTTTCCccaagagaaatatctgagactatTATATCTGAGAATTAAGCAAAATGTAtgttaaaaagaaagaaaaacagctgAGATACAGATTAGGAAGAAATATGTCAACATTGGATGTACACCACTCAGAACTGGATTGAAAATGACTTGAAAGGCAGAATTAAAATTTCCAActtcatttgcattattttttttaaatagcgtCTTACGTCAGAACTGAAAGCTTTGTTTGTTCCAATTAATGTTCAAAACAATCTGTCCCATGAACAACTCGCATCATAACTTTTCTGCTTCTGGTCAGGCCACctcctcattattgatttaacattgaatcaatgttaaatgaGCTATTCTCAACATTGATTCAACATAAAATCAATTATCTTTGCTATCTGGGCACTATCTTGTTAACTCTATTTAAGTTTACTGCTTAAACCTTTGGTGGCTCTTTGTGTTGGTTCATGAAGTTACCCAACCTTCAAGCTTTCAAGGCTTTTTAACATACAACCAAGGACCATCTCACTTCACCAAATTAAATGCATAAATTGTATCATGCAAAAGTTCCTCATAGTGTCACACTCGCACACGTGTGTGTTAAGATCATGTGTGTCATGAGCTTATAAGGCAAGCCAGACGGTGTGAAGCTGTTCCCCCAGTCTCTCTCAATCCTCACTTTATCTTCCTCTCTTAATCCGTTTGATTAGCCTGATTATCGGGTCTGAATGCAGGCAAAACTCCAAGTCAAAGACATACAACAGTTTTTCAAAGCTTCCGATGACTCAATAAAATAATGTCCACTATTAAAGAACCATGTGGATCTTCTAAAACATGCCAGATACACAGCAATTGACTATAAGCTAATGAATTCACACACCCAACAACAATATATGAatttaatgctgggttcacaccaaatgcgaattaataataataaattacataaagtcaatgcaaagacgcgaatcGGGCGGCGCGGTTGCCGCAAACGCGCATCAATCTCGTCTTCCgggaaggttgaaaatatttgtcagatcgcatTTTTCCAGCGAGTAATAAAGAAAAATTacattgtaattattttatatgcattaaatatttgctttataatatttgaatatgtgaaaataaattcatttcgcacacacatttaaaaaaaatcagtttttctgaattagtTAAGTGACCATATTTTgcttaattctgtgaactagtgacaacatttctcccaaattccaaaaaATCAGTGTTTGCACATCATTACACAATagtaatgttttacatgtattttaggatcagttcaaTAATGAATAtatgctgttgggtgactttatcattcctgaggtttgtttataatgaaattcaacagaaactGTACTGGACCTACCagaatacatgcagaaatgcagaTTAAAGGCAAAAGAGTGTTTTTCCATGACGGACAGAATTTACAATGCTGCAGTGGTTAATACAAAAGCTAAAACGTTTCAATTACTATGGTCACTGTAATAATTTATGATTTTACAGTAGTGACTGATAAAAGAAACCATGGCAGAATCAATGGTTATcctgattaatttgtttgtttgagtCGCAAACAAACAACTGCTCTAAccgctttcctgtagctcagtggttagagcatggtgctagcatcgccaaggtcatgggttcgatcccagggattgcacatacttagaaaacaaatgtatagtataatgcaatgtaagtcgctttggataaaagcatctgccaaatgcataaatgtaaatgtaaccctTTGGAGATGCTCATGAAATAATCTGATACAGAAAACAACGATACAAAAACAAAGAAGTGGAACACATCCACCAATGTCACACGCACATAAGCTGTCTTTGCAGAATATATCTCCTGTGTAAATTTCAGCAACAACAAACAATCAAGAAATGTAATGCTAAACCAAACCAAAACCACTGAGAGATCTGCAATAGGCAAGAAATGCAATAATGATAAACAGAGACttcatgaaataaaacatgctGCCAGTTTACTTTGAAGTGATAATCACAGACTCTTCATTATTGTCATTATGTATAAAGTTAAAGTACATACCTGTAAACACAtccatgtctgtgtgtgtcctgTAACAATGTATTAATAGTCCAACTCAGTCACAAAACAGCTTGTAAGGGACTTAACCCCCCCCAAGTCTACCCTACACCCATCTTTATTCGGTGGCCCCTTGATCTATTCCAACATATCAGTGTCAACAGTATTTGAAATATATTGTTCCAACTTCcaaatgcatatgcaatgtaaaaaatactttcTTAATAGCattttgatttatattttataccaaGTTCCAagtacagagacagagacaggtTGGGTCATCAGGTTACTAGCTTGATATCATCCTGCTAATTCACTGCTAATGCCACGTTGACAATGGCACATTTTCTTTGAGTTGCACTTCAGGTTTTGAGGTAATAGCATAGCAACATTGTGGTATTCATCTGTGGTTATTAAAGAGTAAAGTTGAAGAGACAGAAGCTTGTTTTTAATGCAAACCCCATACATTACCtgtatttttaaagctttattaaCAACTTCATGAGACTGTCAAAACTCAAATTTTAAGCATACAACGTCTTTTTTCAACATTTATCAATATGATGTTTATAATAAGAatccaaaacaacaaaaaaacagatctTTTCGAAAAGTACAAAAAAgtacaatacaaaaaaaagtaTACAATCAAACAACGTGAAATAGTTtaatctttcaaataaaaaacacacaagtcaaatcaatatatttttaacactgtaACCACATTTACCAGGTAAATACAATGATACAGtaaataatttaaacaattattgttatattttaatgaaaccTATAGAAATCCTAAACACATCCACCCGCACTTAATGTCTTGGAAACACAAATTCCAAACATTTTATCCTGTGACTCACTGGTTTTTGAAAACAATTTTTGCATTTGTATAATCAGTAATACACCACCTTAATTAGATGTGAAATCCAGgaaaattataacataattttataatattaacacacatTAATTCACA contains:
- the si:dkey-283b15.2 gene encoding neuronal pentraxin-1, giving the protein MMSNLHPASCIPQLKKGREWILLFVVCLCACAGSGIPGSDYNPHPRFICTPIPADADPGCFSTAGGPSGPMTGHHSGPNGNSNGWFGISEEAKTTILHLRESLVQQKETILDQRETIRELTAKLNLCEGFNRRTGNLDEHPHHTPAHLAHHTHLPTPEKAHLGWTGPDSHHGNHGLELGHYGDGVGGHRRGKAALSEKHVTGEMTPSTSSTPEQMSRMLQTLKERLENLQTRNISTTYSSSLKDLLQRKISALEQQIQHHPVSLTNHSDDDDDGDHHGHDHYDGHHEDHDEDEDHSDHEDHSNHEDHSDHDDHSDHTDAHDDSHHDNHHDDDHHDDSHDDSHHDDDKHDNGHQDNGHYDNEVPRHGFERLPHHSQGHRQASNGVHSKLDAVLNHLQHRLADTGSRKNSKAKEAFQISFPMRTNYMYGRVKRTLLHEVFSFTLCLWIKAGIGPGLGTPFSYSVPGQANELVLIEWGNNPMELLVDDRAVTLPLSLNDGKWHHVCVTWSTRDGLWEAYQDGVKRGSGENLSPWHPIKPGGVFILGQEQDTLGGRFDATQAFVGEISDVQMWSHVLTPHDVYNLASCGGHNTGDIIAWSESIVELHGGVTKYPFDPCH